The following are encoded in a window of Esox lucius isolate fEsoLuc1 chromosome 14, fEsoLuc1.pri, whole genome shotgun sequence genomic DNA:
- the prag1 gene encoding inactive tyrosine-protein kinase PRAG1 — protein sequence MSACGEFAEHVWKPGSCKNCFHPRSAHRATGGSTAPCGAPRASLGGEEEEDGQGVTAPSPYSKPTIAVRPTMMHPDINDMLADLNMNTEQDSQKVSGDRLGLKKMLDLSPIYIDGCNEALREAVPRRATMPGKTEQPCSRYSPGPLSPLSPVLPFGPQKDSSMILSSVFVTQEDGHGRGPLSPHALKGNANGNGDASYRQQIAKTTKITKSTYTGNGVGPARAPRGPSVVHSSAVRGVSIDVIAACTMTASSGVSNDVSATVTASSNGLTCGAAEPSNASPVPAFTPLSSGPSLGPVLQPCGGGRTNSFFSEPVSCLSLSDSCSYRSSSDSLTGPNGFGPLGPDCPTPPSASSTSPNSPLDGPTTSEPIYAESTKRKRKPHCVGLNGTPLAQKQRSDADAELAGEGQNQRAKITVMAAHTEENNRTFYLSSPDSAVSTQWPHFSPTALSNPGSPAFKWPSNPSVTEPVSLSTPTSPACIQPKPQNSPPIPPKRNNRSPKIFLGASSLSPVPLPELSIQGIQTLSLSPREKDAQVKPLSEPPSSASSDARRHKLHASSRNWEVRIEEEEEEGETEEGHSRESASRSRATGLINGTAVWREARERRPAGGMQGSTQTLPGTVDNNGASQRPMQAGSSAEEGKHCRSMLAKTPPSPLSSTEHTELSGEGKSSSHDPSPPPPPPKKHHRASGKMSQSSMEVDQRSQQGSVESLTSSVRGLGSSSLLTASTDSLPGDSTRALSDSGSHDATRLSPFPRSPMTSSPGSPHPEQFPSNNLSNRLQPPPLPEKKMVNRTFSAPDSASGKPLVRAYPRLPFAGGSESNVSHPDVLSQSSLLSSTVDPRPLYSSSESLERCHGPLGRTVRSQTMDEPLKVCGRLGGHSRGSVTSSSSPQLSAAHHSASGPSHGSSLQLQTLLSNIDSREGIYSKLGGLYAESLRRLALKCEDHFTRSQKNPLRFDESNWSLFKLTCNKASCNAGDAVYYSATCASDPSNSYAVKICKSQTSEAKQAHLYGLSIPQSLPPHFNLQQDCGHFIACVPQSMLPGDEASPPAGHNPTQGDKERVVVITREVPQQTTADFVKEWVSFHQAQPEVYERRVCFLLLQLCNGLEHLKEHGVTHRDLCLENLLLVPHRRPTQANPNAPYDQKHLPRLVISSFAKAKQRNAEDSAVSDPRLKRDHARLAPEIVSAAQYRKFDEFQTGILIYELLHQPNPFEVSPKLKEQDYSCEDLPTIPSLSLYSAGLQRLTRLLLQPDPIKRIHIQEAKRVLQSLLWGPRKELMEQQQWGDQDRPGPGEGPRQEGLLNWLDVKRALLMMKFAERSLEPERNAELEDWLCCQYFSSAHPLSLCLTAEMLYSLK from the exons ATGTCGGCCTGCGGCGAGTTCGCCGAACACGTGTGGAAACCCGGCTCATGTAAAAACTGCTTCCACCCACGAAGCGCCCACCGCGCCACCGGGGGCAGCACAGCGCCCTGCGGTGCCCCACGTGCCAGTCtggggggagaagaggaggaggatggccAGGGAGTGACCGCGCCCTCGCCCTATTCCAAACCCACTATCGCTGTTCGCCCCACCATGATGCACCCTGACATTAACGACATGCTGGCAGACCTCAACATGAACACAGAGCAG GACAGTCAGAAGGTTTCAGGGGATCGACTTGGCCTGAAGAAGATGTTGGACCTGTCCCCTATCTACATAGACGGCTGTAACGAGGCCCTGAGGGAGGCGGTCCCACGCCGCGCCACCATGCCTGGGAAGACGGAGCAGCCCTGCAGCCGCTACTCCCCCGGACCCCTCAGCCCCCTGTCGCCCGTGTTGCCGTTTGGCCCGCAGAAGGACTCTAGTATGATCCTCAGCAGTGTCTTTGTGACCCAGGAGGACGGCCATGGCCGAGGGCCTCTCAGTCCACACGCTCTGAAGGGGAACGCAAATGGCAACGGGGATGCCTCCTACAGGCAGCAGATCGCCAAAACTACCAAAATCACCAAAAGCACTTACACCGGGAATGGCGTTGGGCCGGCGAGGGCCCCCAGAGGGCCTTCGGTCGTTCATTCCTCCGCCGTTCGGGGCGTTTCTATCGACGTCATCGCCGCGTGTACAATGACAGCCAGTAGTGGTGTCAGTAACGACGTGAGCGCCACAGTGACAGCGTCGAGTAACGGCCTCACTTGCGGCGCAGCAGAACCGTCCAACGCTTCTCCCGTCCCGGCCTTTACCCCCCTTAGCTCGGGGCCTTCCCTGGGCCCCGTCCTGCAGCCCTGTGGGGGCGGACGAACCAACTCCTTCTTCTCAGAGCCGGTCTCCTGCCTGTCACTGTCCGACTCCTGCTCCTATCGTAGCAGCAGCGATTCGCTCACGGGACCCAATGGCTTCGGACCGCTGGGGCCCGattgtcccactcctccctcGGCCTCCTCAACCAGCCCAAACTCTCCTTTGGACGGGCCGACGACATCCGAGCCCATCTATGCCGAGAGTACCAAGAGAAAGAGGAAGCCTCACTGCGTCGGCTTAAATGGGACACCCCTGGCCCAGAAGCAGCGCTCTGACGCCGACGCGGAGCTCGCTGGAGAGGGCCAGAACCAGAGGGCAAAGATAACCGTCATGGCGGCCCACACGGAGGAGAACAACCGGACGTTCTACCTGAGCAGCCCGGACTCTGCGGTCAGCACCCAGTGGCCCCACTTCAGCCCCACGGCCCTAAGCAACCCGGGGAGCCCTGCGTTCAAGTGGCCCTCAAACCCTTCCGTCACGGAGCCGGTGTCACTGTCAACCCCGACCTCCCCTGCCTGCATCCAGCCCAAACCCCAAAACagcccccccatccctcccaaGAGGAACAACCGTTCCCCAAAAATCTTTCTGGGGGCGTCTAGTCTCTCTCCGGTCCCTCTACCCGAACTCAGCATCCAGGGCATCCagaccctgtctctgtcccccaGGGAGAAGGATGCCCAGGTGAAGCCCCTGTCGGAGCCCCCCAGCTCAGCCTCATCTGACGCTCGGAGGCACAAGCTCCATGCATCATCTCGGAACTGGGAGGTGCGAatcgaggaggaggaggaggagggcgaGACAGAGGAGGGCCACTCCCGGGAGAGCGCTTCCCGGAGCAGAGCAACGGGGCTCATCAATGGGACGGCTGTTTGGAGGGAGGCCAGGGAAAGGAGACCCGCAGGGGGGATGCAGGGCAGCACCCAGACCCTGCCAGGCACCGTGGACAACAATGGTGCCAGTCAGAGACCCATGCAGGCGGGCAGCAGCGCAGAAGAGGGAAAACATTGCAGGAGCATGCTGGCCAAAACGCCGCCGTCACCTCTCTCCAGTACGGAACACACCGAGCTCTCAGGAGAGGGGAAGAGTTCAAGCCATGAccccagccccccaccccctccgcCCAAGAAACACCACAG GGCATCTGGTAAGATGAGTCAAAGCAGTATGGAGGTGGATCAGCGTAGCCAGCAGGGCTCTGTGGAGAGCCTGACCAGCAGTGTCCGCGGCCTTGGGAGCAGCAGCCTGCTCACCGCCTCCACCGACAGCCTGCCTGGAGACTCCACCAGAGCCCTCTCTGATTCAG gtTCCCATGATGCCACGCGTCTGTCTCCATTTCCCAGAAGCCCCATGACTTCATCTCCAGGGTCGCCTCACCCGGAACAGTTCCCTAGCAACAACCTGTCCAATCGACTGCAGCCACCTCCTCTGCCAGAGAAGAAAATGGTGAACCGAACCTTCTCTGCCCCTGACAGCGCATCCGGGAAACCCTTGGTGCGCGCCTACCCCCGCCTTCCCTTTGCCGGCGGCTCGGAGAGCAACGTGTCTCATCCGGacgtcctgtcccagtccagcCTCCTCTCCTCAACCGTCGACCCCCGACCCCTGTACTCCTCCTCAGAATCCCTGGAGCGCTGTCATGGCCCTCTGGGTCGCACCGTGCGCTCTCAGACCATGGACGAGCCCCTGAAAGTTTGCGGCCGACTCGGTGGACACAGCAGGGGCAGCGTCACCTCGTCGTCGTCGCCCCAGCTCAGCGCAGCGCACCACTCGGCCTCCGGGCCGTCCCACGGTTCCAGCCTGCAGCTTCAGACCCTGCTCAGCAACATCGACAGCAGGGAGGGGATCTATTCCAAGCTGGGCGGCCTGTACGCCGAGTCACTGCGACGCCTGGCTCTGAAATGCGAGGACCACTTCACACGCAGCCAGAAGAACCCACTGAGGTTCGACGAGAGCAACTGGTCACTGTTCAAACTGACCTGCAACAAGGCCAGCTGCAACGCCGGCGATGCCGTCTACTACTCCGCCACCTGCGCGTCTGACCCGTCCAACTCCTACGCAGTCAAG ATCTGCAAGAGCCAGACCTCGGAAGCCAAACAGGCTCACCTCTATGGCTTGTCCATACCGCAGAGTCTCCCGCCTCACTTCAACCTCCAGCAGGACTGTGGCCACTTCATCGCCTGTGTCCCCCAGAGCATGCTCCCTGGAGACGAGGCTTCACCGCCCGCCGGGCACAACCCCACGCAGGGGGATAAGGAGCGAGTGGTGGTTATCACCCGGGAGGTGCCACAACAGACCACGGCAGACTTTGTGAAGGAGTGGGTGTCCTTTCATCAGGCTCAGCCGGAG gTGTACGAGCGGCGGGTCTGCTTCCTTCTGTTGCAGCTTTGCAACGGTCTGGAGCACCTAAAGGAGCATGGGGTCACACATCGTGACCTCTGTCTAGAGAACCTCCTCCTGGTCCCCCACCGGCGGCCGACGCAGGCCAACCCCAACGCCCCCTACGACCAGAAGCACCTCCCCCGTCTGGTCATCTCTAGCTTCGCCAAGGCAAAGCAGCGGAATGCAGAGGATTCGGCTGTCAGTGACCCCCGCCTAAAGCGCGACCATGCCCGCCTTGCCCCAGAGATTGTGTCGGCCGCCCAGTACCGGAAATTCGACGAGTTCCAGACAGGGATTCTGATCTATGAGCTGCTGCACCAGCCCAACCCGTTTGAGGTGAGCCCCAAACTGAAAGAGCAGGACTACAGCTGTGAGGACCTGCCCACCATCCCCTCGCTCTCCCTGTACTCCGCTGGGCTCCAGAGATTAACACGACTGCTCCTCCAGCCAGACCCCATCAAGCGCATCCACATTCAGGAGGCCAAGCGGGTGCTTCAGAGCCTGTTGTGGGGCCCCCGGAAGGAGTTGATGGAGCAGCAGCAATGGGGGGACCAGGATAGGCCGGGCCCTGGGGAAGGACCACGGCAAGAGGGTCTCCTCAACTGGCTGGATGTGAAGAGAGCCCTGCTGATGATGAAGTTCGCAGAGAGGTCGCTGGAGCCGGAGAGGAACGCCGAGCTGGAAGACTGGCTGTGCTGTCAATACTTCAGCTCTGCTCATCCTTTGTCCCTATGTCTTACGGCTGAAATGCTCTACTCTCTGAAATGA